The window ACAAAAATTGCACTGAGAGAGggcagaaagggggaaagggagactGCCTATCGTTTACtcacacgagcacacgcgcagtggcgcacgaagtggagaagagggccgacaatgggggagggggagggaacggaggcaaagaaagaggcgggAGGGGCACAGTATGTTAGGGATAATGAGGGGCAAGCAGGCGGCGGGGTGAagtgaggtggaggtggaggcaaaaggggaaaggagaaagctGAAAATTGATAATCAGCCAATTGAGAACGGCCCCGGAAAGGAGCAGGAAAAGGCGAATACACGCAAGGAGAAGggtgcttgcgtgtgtgtgtgtgtgtgcacgccagcccacacatgcatactcgctgcgcgtgctgtTGCTGAAATGACATCCGGAAAGAGCGattgaggaagggggaggccgCACATGACGAAGCTAAAAGAGGagcacgaaaaaaaaagaagcaaacGAGCAGACACAACAGCACAAGggcggacacacacacgcgagggGACTCCTCCACCCTACGTTGCTACATCAACCACGTCGTCTCTTCCGCTCCACTCGTCCAATGGTGCACACAGTCTTCCCCGGGGCTCCTTTCTCCCGTGAGACGCATGTCGCTCCGTGTTATCTGTACGATGATAGCCGCATGGACCGCCCTTCTTCAAAGCACAGACGCTGTCCTTCAGCTGTGGCTGTCGAGATCTCTTGCTCCtccgaggacgaggaggagagtgagcAAGGAGGGCGAGCGCTGATGTATCTGTACACGCGTTAGCACAATGCGTTCCCTGAGCGTGACAGtagcaaagaagagaggcagcagtgacaACGCGAACCGGTACGCTCTCACGCAGCCAGTCtacaagagaggagaagcggaggTACGTCCTGGCGGGTTGCACgcgcccttttttttcccgttgGATGTGTGCTCGCGCTGCTTTGCGTCCACCTTCACCCCACCTCAGCTCGCCAAAGAGGCGAGGGAAGAGCGATGAGCGGATGGAGGACGGAAGAGACAACGGCCGAACGCGAGAAATAATTGGGTGGCGCCATATGAGAGATgagaagaaggaaaagagggagcaTCTCGGGTAcgtgcgcacagcagcgatgcagcctTCCAAGAACACccatagacacacacacacacacacacacacacacacacgcagacaacGAAGACGAAGAAGCGGAAGCACCAACCAAAAAGTATATGCACATAATGAGCGCCAATGCGGCTGTGAGTGGCAGACCGAGCAGAAAGGCAGCGCATCACCGCGCGCCCACACGCCATGCGATAAATGAATTGGAAAGGCCCACGTCAGGTGCCAGAAGTGCACTGCAAAGGAGTGCGAGATGAGCAgcgaagaggtgctgcaTGCCCACTCACACGCCTACTTGCATGTGAAttgacacagagagagagggctgtCGACAATGGAGGGGTACGCTGGTTAGGAAGAAGAACGTGCTAAGAGGAAAACCACGCCAAAGGCCAGACATACACTGCCCCACTGGCTACGCTTGACCCTGCATAAGCACAAGCGACCTGAGAACGGCGTGTGCATACATACACAGCTTGAATCGTACGAGACGTACGAGGGGACCCAGGAgaacggcagaggagagagtcaGGGTGATACGGAGAATCGAGTGAGATGTAACAACTTCAATTCGGAAAGCTCTGTGGACCTTCATACAGCCCTctaccgccgtcgccaccgcccgAAGGCCTTCCATCCTTTTCTCCACACCACACACCTCCGTGGCGCCGCATCACTCGCTCAACTCGCGCAAATCGAAAGAACGAGGCACGGAAAGACGCATTCATGCATGCAGGCATGAATACCGCTAACGCgcttcacacgcacaaacgaggaggaagtgaaAATACTCAGGGAAAGAAACGAGCCTGCAGCACTTCATCCGCTATGCGCAGAGAGaacgcacgtgcacagagATAGCGAGACGACGAGGGGGTAAAGCAGCACTGACGTCAGGAGAGCTACTGTTGCAtgacacatacacacacacaaactcaCCAATACATACCCACGCACATAGATGTACTCAGAAAGGATGGAGGACGTAGAAGGTGCAGTCGCTGGGTGACTGCAACAGTGGGGTGTGCCAGCGAGGATGCTGCCCCAATAGCGTCCTGAACGTGCTAACGGTAACCCAATCAAaccccaccaccgcacaACACGATGCAACCTCttctgtgttttctctctcgcctctctcgacaggtctgcacgcacacgcggaCACAGGGACGCGTGCATATATGTGTTGACTATCATAGCGCGTAcattgcttctctctccttccgctTTTTGATGCCGCTGTTCCTATGATGCACCTGATCAGGCGTGCAGATCGGTGTCCAACGAACCACCACCCCTCGAGTCCTTGGACCTAGAGGATCTACGGTGGCGCAACTTACTTAAACTGCGGAGCTCGTTTCTCGCCATCTGCATAGCTGTAAGGGCGCGCATGCTGTCCTCATGCTGCTTCAAGACATCCACGTTGTGTCTCTCAGCGCAGTTTGCCGCGGTGATCCAGTCGCTGAGCgcctccttcttttttttgctatGAACGCTGCTGTCACTGCTACCTGTCAGCCCTTCGATCATTTCCTCTGTCAGGCCCTGGTCCAAGTCAATTCTGTGCACTTTCTCGTGCGTAACAGCGATCACCTGCGCGCCTCTTTTAGCGGTGACGGGCGATGGTGTCTCATTGGTCTTAATagcctccttcagcttctccgaCTGGGGTTTGTTGCGGGTGATTGTGTGACCCATTGTACTAGTAGACAGGGCTGACGCAGGGAGAATcagtgcgctgcgctggGAAGCAGAAATAAAGTAACGAGCTCAAGAAAGCTTTGTGGcctgaggaggaagagagtaGATGGAAAGCAacgcgcacgtgctgccTGCTCGTCGCCTTCCTCTGTTTGCTCCAACGAAACGGGGCGGGTCTTGGCAATGGCGCTGGCTGGGGATGTGCAACGATTGCTCGCCCatgcgtatgcgtgtgtgggtgtgtgtgtgactgcaAAGGAGAAACGGAGGCGGGCTCAGCAacgcggaggagaggaaagaggacgaggagggagagatgtAAGCGCAAGGAAAgtgcaaaggaaaaaagatCAGAAGTACGTCGCCCATGAAGAGGCACACATACGCCGTGGACTGTTCGTTGTGTTGAGCACGTGATCTACGCCAGTGCGCTGCGACGCTGGAGAAGTCGCTTGTGATGTAAGAatcggctgctgctactgttgGGAGTACTGATACTACAGTGCATGGGGAGTTGGGTGTGCGGAGAAGATGAGCAGGAGTACAAGCAAGAAGGTACACATCCATACACCAAGGCACCTCGGCATCTCAGCGCACGGATACATGTATGTCCCCCCGACTGCCGCAGGCGGGAGCGGGCATATAATGGACCCCAACATCACTTATCGCTGTCccacccctccacccctcgGCAACGAGAGCTCGGCCAATCAAGCGAAAAACTGCCGCTGTTTTCGAGAAGACTCAACGTTTACGTTTCGCAGAgaacaaagagaaagagagggaaggggagggggaagcgggGGCGGGGTCAGCAGGGGTTCCGTGATCATGCCCCGGCTCTTCTCCCCCACCAGCCTCCTGCGCATAGAGAACCACACTTGCTGTCCTGGAGTTCCGCCCCCGCTGCCTCAAGGCGGCACTTCTCGTGCTCACTACCTTCACAGTCTCCagcctttcttcttcctctttgaGCTTCTTCTTTGGCCCGctaccactgccgcctcctcccagCTGCACAACTCGCATCACCGAGACAGAGTGAGAGGGACGAAGCAGTGTGCTGCGTGGggcaggggagaagagcgcatGGGGAACggccctcccttccccatcCCCTGCCATGGACGTAACGAAAGTGAGACGAGCCTAAAGtagcgaaaagggggaggggggagggggggagggcaaaaGGCGAAACACCTGAAGGCACCAATCGAggcacagcgacagcagagaagtacacacgcacacacacacagagagagagagagatgtagAAGTATACGGAAACGAAGATACGAAAGGGCAGTAGCGCATgggcaccaccacacacaagACCTCTGGTACACGCGCGTGCTAACGACAACGTAACGCGCGCCACAAGAAGCGAGACGGCAACGCCACTTCACTGGCACAGAATATTGGCACGCACCTTCTGCTCCTTTCGTTCTCCATCGCGGGCGTCTTCGAAGAGCTGTGCAACACAAGGGCGGATACATAGTGCGGGTGTTCCAGCGTTCCTCTGCCGGATCGATGGGGCTGCCTTTAGGGCGAATCCGGCCTTCGACCTCACTCTCCCCATCCGACCAGCTAGCCGGCAGCGTGTGTACCACCGGCAGCGGTAAGCACTTCAACCAGCGCGTCACCTTGTTCATCGGCATGTACCCTGCAACGCTGTGGCGCCGTAGAAGTTCAACTCGTCGGAGAGCTGTCCGCCACCGATGGAGAGGTGGTCCACGTACCGACCGTGGTGATGTGATGAGGTGTGCAAACTGAAGGAAGACACCAGTAGGAAGGGCACCACACTGGTGACGGAGGGGTGTCATTGCGCGGACAAAGACTGTGGCTGCGGCCGCTCACTCACGGCAAATGAGCGCTCGGCACCCATCAGGGGCATCAGGGGCGTGACATGGTTTCGGTGACGCAGATGAGGAGCTGTGCACACCGCCTCCCTGCTTTGGAGGAGGGGcgagggcaagagagagagtcaggGGAAGATGAGGATTGAGAGGACCCTTTGGTCACCCtcgactgcagcaccagtggTACGCAcgagtgaggggagaggggagggagtggggtgtgcagcggcgaggaagTGCACGGTGCTGGGGTTCGGAAAAAACAAGTAGGGTACAGTGGATGCGCTCTGGGGAAGGTTCCAGCAAATTGTCCTTCGCGACAGAATCGTCGTTTCTCGCACTCACACTTTTGGTGTTTTTGCCTCGTCGAAAGAGCGGCTGTGTCTTTCCCCCTGTGTCTGTGCCCGTCACAGTGCGCTTGTCGATGTGCGGTAAGCGATGTATGATGTCAGCGCAAGAGCAGGCACAGCGCTTCGCACAACCGAAGAATAAAACTGAGCCTAAGACAggtggaagggggagagaaaggaaagtgCAAGGATGGGATGCGTGCACGACAGGGGGACGATGTGTTGCAAGGGAAGACGACTTCAAGGTGCACACTTGGTGGAGGCCTCATGTGGATTCATACAACGGTGACACGCAGCGCTCCGCACTCCCTCGTTAGTGCAGTAAGGGAGGTAAAGCGAGATTGACCCTCCAGAGCATAGGAAACACAGAGTGTATCGTCGGCCTTCGTCCATCGCAGCCGCCGAAACAGAAGTTGTCATGcgaccactgctgccattACATCCACATCCGTAcatgcgggtgtgtgtgtcactgctttacctgtgcgtgtgtagctCAACGCGTAAGCGATGATGGAAGGAGGAGCAACAAGGGATAGAAGCACAATTGTGGCGCGCCAAGAACCTCGTGGCGAATTCAGAGAgtcacacacagaggggagAGCGGTCAGGGTCCAGCGGCTTGCTGAACACCACTAGTTCCAGCGAAGACCCGCAAGCACTGTGATCCTACTGCTGTGTGGACATGTCGGTACACGTGGGCACCTCAGCGCACGTGTACCGCTAAGTTACTCCTGCACGCCCCTTTGATGCCCTCCCGCTTCCTCATAAAGCAAGGTGGGGAGACTGCCAGAAAGCAAAACGAGCTGCAGGGCTGAGtgagggagtgagggggggggggtgaggtgggTATGTGCTGAGCGCTGCGCTACAATTGCATGAGTCCTAAGCTTATCAGTCGCACACTCCACCCATCCACGCGCCTCTTACCGGCCGCCAAGCGACATGTTATTGTCGCTTACCCGTCACTTGTCAATGCGCAAGCGCTTGTACgcctcctcttgctctctctccagcTCACGCTGCCGATCGCCAAATATGTCGTAGTCTGGAGGTGGCTTCGGCGTTACAAAGCATTCGTAGTGGTCATCGCCCGAGATGCACACACCTGGCTGCCGCATCGCTGGCGTGCACTGCTCGGCGCGCTCGAACCCCCATAGATACATGCAGATATTCCGTGTAACCCACCGCCTGCGGCTCAACTCGGTGAACAGGCCATAATGCGGTCCCACCATGGAGCACCCCGCCACCCACGGCATTAGCCTCTCTTGTACAAACGGCAGCACGCGGTTCCACAGCGCTGGACAGAGACGCAGTACCCACGGCAGCGTGTCGATGTTCTGGGAAAGCCATGAGTGCACCACATTGGTAGAGTAGAGCTGGCACACAGCAACCTTCTTGTCCACCCTCCTGGCATGGTAGAGGATTCCGCTGTGGAAGGAAATAAGGGTGGTCTGATCGTGCATGTAGTCTGAGTAGCGGCGGTAGAGGTCGAGCACCTTGTCTGTGCACAGGTACGCTCGCTTCAACTCCTTCACTTCAATCAGCATGCGCATGTTGTTGTCACGGCAGAATAATATGGCTTCCTCCAGTGTTGGAACGCGAATCTTCTCCGTGGGGTCGGCCATGAAtctgcactgccgcagctcaAACAGCGTCAGCTCATCGATGCGGCGCATCGGTGGGACGCCACGGAGGTGGCCGCTGGCGAATGCGTCGTGAAAGAGGACGACTTCGTTGTCTTTGGTGAGGCGAGCGTCGCACTCGATACCGCCACACCCGTGTGCGGCGGCGTACCGGAACGCCTCCAGTGTATTCTCCGGTATCCCCGTCACACCACGACAACCGCGGTGCCCGAACACCACGCCGCTCCACGGGAGTCGCGACGGGCCCGCGGGTAGCTGAATGTGCCTCAAGTACGACCACCCCAACGCCGCTCCAACACCACTGAGCAAAAGTGCGAACTTCATTGTTCAGCgcggcaggggagggaggaggggccaAGCGGCGAATGTGCCGGCAGACTAGATGCTTGTTAAGgaatgcgcacacacacacacactcactcactcactcgaGCGTGCGTGTAGAAGGCGGAGATGAGAGACTGCAGTTGCTGTAGCCCTCCGGCGCTCCTGCGTTGTGCCACATGCCATGCACAGGCGGCGGacagaaggaagagaaagggtAGAGTAAGGACAGAGACTAGCGAGGGAGTTCAACGGAAGAAATCAGAAGGCcaaggagaaagcgagagcaAGGGGGGTTTCctgggaggaaggaggagggacggCATACGCAGAAACAGTGAAGGGAGGCCCAGGCAGCCTacaaggggggaaagggactTGAGCTTGGGCGATGCTAAGCTGTATAATCCCTCCGAATGGAAGCGTATGAGAGGCAGAGCGAGGCACAAGCGAAGGAAAataccccccctctcttcacgtACACGCGGTTCCGAATATCAACATGTTCGGTTTctgggcagcgaggggggagggagggaggggaggggtagagCGGAAAGCACCCTGAGTGCCTTTACAAGCTCTTCTAGGCCCAACATAAGCTGCTGCTACCGcgctctcgttctccttATCATTTCCTGTTGCAGTGGGTTTCGTTACCGCATGCTCTTCTGTCCGAAGCTCGGCGAGAACACGCAcgacgaagaagaggcgccgcacacgtgcacgcgcGTCGTCGTATGTTGAACGAGTTTGGCAtgttcctttttttttgttcgcTCGGTCGCAGcatttcccctttccccgcCGACACCCATACAGCCCGATGGGGAGGGAACGTGCGCTACGCTGTGACACGTTGTCGCAGTCTGCAGAGGGTGAgttgggagaggaggcatCTGTGCTGGGCTTAAACAGCAGCtcaagaaggagaaaagtTGGCGCACATAAGTGACAGTGC is drawn from Leishmania panamensis strain MHOM/PA/94/PSC-1 chromosome 24 sequence and contains these coding sequences:
- a CDS encoding hypothetical protein (TriTrypDB/GeneDB-style sysID: LpmP.24.2120), coding for MGHTITRNKPQSEKLKEAIKTNETPSPVTAKRGAQVIAVTHEKVHRIDLDQGLTEEMIEGLTGSSDSSVHSKKKKEALSDWITAANCAERHNVDVLKQHEDSMRALTAMQMARNELRSLSKLRHRRSSRSKDSRGGGSLDTDLHA
- a CDS encoding glycerophosphodiester phosphodiesterase, putative (TriTrypDB/GeneDB-style sysID: LpmP.24.2130) — its product is MKFALLLSGVGAALGWSYLRHIQLPAGPSRLPWSGVVFGHRGCRGVTGIPENTLEAFRYAAAHGCGGIECDARLTKDNEVVLFHDAFASGHLRGVPPMRRIDELTLFELRQCRFMADPTEKIRVPTLEEAILFCRDNNMRMLIEVKELKRAYLCTDKVLDLYRRYSDYMHDQTTLISFHSGILYHARRVDKKVAVCQLYSTNVVHSWLSQNIDTLPWVLRLCPALWNRVLPFVQERLMPWVAGCSMVGPHYGLFTELSRRRWVTRNICMYLWGFERAEQCTPAMRQPGVCISGDDHYECFVTPKPPPDYDIFGDRQRELEREQEEAYKRLRIDK